From a region of the Stenotrophomonas sp. BIO128-Bstrain genome:
- a CDS encoding zinc-binding alcohol dehydrogenase family protein, giving the protein MKAVGLTQYLPIEDPAALQDVNVAPPGAPEGRDLLVRVHAVSVNPVDTKQRAPRAQHEHPPRILGYDAAGVVEAVGPEVSAFAPGDEVYYAGDVTRPGCNAQYQWVDERLVGRKPTTLDFAEAAALPLTTLTAWELLFQRMPLQFEDRRHRGQHLLIIGGAGGVGSIAIQLARHAGFTVIATASREQSRAWCLQMGADHVIDHRQPLAAQLQALGITQVQVALNLADTDHYWDALGELLAPQGHVGLIVEPRGPLRIGDPYKAKCIGIHWEFMFARSRFQTADMIEQHCILGRAASLIDAGELRTTAHTHLGTINAANLREAHRRLEGGGVIGKLVLSGWA; this is encoded by the coding sequence ATGAAAGCCGTGGGATTGACCCAGTATCTGCCGATTGAAGACCCCGCCGCGCTGCAGGACGTGAATGTTGCGCCCCCCGGCGCGCCAGAGGGGCGCGACCTGCTGGTGCGGGTACACGCTGTTTCCGTCAATCCCGTGGATACCAAACAGCGCGCGCCGCGCGCGCAGCACGAACACCCGCCGCGGATCCTGGGCTACGACGCGGCCGGTGTCGTGGAAGCCGTCGGCCCGGAAGTCAGCGCTTTCGCGCCCGGCGATGAGGTGTATTACGCAGGCGATGTCACCCGCCCCGGTTGCAATGCGCAGTACCAGTGGGTGGATGAGCGCCTGGTCGGGCGCAAACCCACCACGCTGGATTTCGCCGAGGCCGCGGCGTTGCCATTGACCACGCTGACCGCCTGGGAGCTGCTGTTCCAGCGCATGCCGCTGCAGTTCGAAGATCGCCGCCATCGCGGCCAGCATCTGTTGATCATCGGCGGTGCCGGCGGCGTCGGTTCGATCGCGATCCAGCTCGCGCGCCATGCAGGCTTCACCGTGATCGCCACCGCGTCGCGCGAGCAGAGCCGTGCGTGGTGCCTGCAGATGGGCGCCGACCACGTGATCGATCATCGCCAGCCATTGGCGGCGCAGCTGCAGGCGCTGGGGATCACGCAGGTGCAGGTCGCGCTGAACCTGGCCGACACCGACCACTACTGGGACGCGCTGGGCGAACTGCTGGCCCCGCAGGGGCATGTGGGGCTGATCGTCGAACCCCGTGGACCCCTGCGGATCGGCGATCCCTACAAAGCCAAGTGCATTGGCATCCACTGGGAATTCATGTTCGCGCGCTCGCGCTTCCAGACCGCCGACATGATCGAGCAGCACTGCATCCTGGGCCGCGCCGCCAGCCTGATCGACGCCGGTGAGCTGCGCACCACCGCGCACACGCACCTGGGTACGATCAATGCGGCGAACCTGCGCGAGGCGCACCGGCGGCTGGAAGGCGGCGGGGTGATCGGCAAGCTGGTGCTGTCGGGCTGGGCGTAA
- a CDS encoding membrane protein, which produces MPTSLPLRLLQLLLGLFLYGFGAAVMIRAAIGVAPWDVLSQGIALQTPLSFGVATNVIGALVLLLWWPIRQKPGLGTVLNVLLIGPSAQFGLWLLPEVHGLAWQIPMFLCGLLLVALATGLYIGARFGPGPRDGLMTGLHARTGWPIWIVRSAIEGTVLLIGWWLGGNVGVGTLAFALLIGPLCGITLPLFGIRKPAPATVTP; this is translated from the coding sequence ATGCCCACTTCCCTGCCCCTGCGCCTGCTGCAACTCCTGCTGGGTCTGTTCCTGTATGGCTTCGGCGCGGCGGTGATGATCCGCGCCGCGATCGGCGTGGCGCCCTGGGATGTGCTTTCGCAGGGCATCGCGCTGCAGACACCGCTCTCCTTCGGCGTGGCCACCAATGTGATCGGCGCGCTGGTGCTGCTGCTGTGGTGGCCGATCCGGCAGAAGCCGGGCCTGGGCACCGTGCTCAACGTGCTGCTGATCGGCCCCAGCGCGCAGTTCGGGCTGTGGCTGCTGCCGGAGGTGCACGGCCTGGCCTGGCAGATCCCCATGTTCCTGTGTGGCCTGCTGCTGGTCGCGCTGGCCACCGGCCTGTACATCGGCGCGCGCTTCGGCCCCGGCCCGCGCGATGGCCTGATGACCGGCCTGCACGCCCGCACCGGCTGGCCGATCTGGATCGTGCGCAGCGCGATCGAAGGCACCGTGCTGCTGATCGGCTGGTGGCTGGGCGGCAATGTCGGTGTCGGCACCCTCGCCTTCGCCCTGCTGATCGGCCCGCTGTGCGGCATCACGCTGCCGCTGTTCGGCATCCGCAAGCCCGCCCCGGCAACCGTCACCCCATAA
- a CDS encoding NADPH-dependent 2,4-dienoyl-CoA reductase: MSPAAESAAYPHLFAPLDLGFTQLRNRVLMGSMHTGLEDRARDFPRLAAYFAERAAGGVGLIVTGGFAPNVVGWLKPFGGKLSWPWEVRPHRQVTRAVHDNGSRICLQLLHAGRYAYHPLSVAPSRLKAPINPFTPRALSARGVDRHIADYARSARLAREAGYDGVEVMGSEGYLINEFIAPRTNQRNDRWGGDAAQRMRFAVEIVRRIREACGPDFIIIYRLSLVDLVPDGSNWAEIVQQAQAIEAAGATLINSGIGWHEARIPTIATSVPRGAFAGVTAKLKPHVRVPVIATNRINMPDVAERILAAGGADMVSLARPLLADPQWANKSRAGRPEAINTCIACNQACLDHVFENKTASCLVNPRAVHETELVYRPTTAPRRIAVVGAGPAGLACATVAAERGHAVTLFDAGSEIGGQFNVAKRIPGKEEFHETLRYFRHKLDETGVDVRLDTVADVAALANFDEVVIATGITPRRVDFPGADHPKVVTYLDVLLGRVRVGEQVAIIGAGGIGFDVGEFLVHEGPSSALDPARWMAEWGVDPSFEGRGALARPAPEPPARKVWLLQRSPGKPGARLGKTTGWIHRATLKAKGVSMLGGVEYLGVDDSGLRIRVEGEEQLLPVSHVVVCAGQEPRRDLHAALQAAGITAQLIGGADVAAELDAKRAINQGSRVAAAL, translated from the coding sequence ATGTCGCCAGCCGCTGAATCCGCCGCCTATCCGCATCTGTTCGCCCCGCTCGACCTGGGTTTCACCCAGCTGCGCAACCGGGTCCTGATGGGGTCCATGCACACCGGTCTGGAAGATCGCGCGCGCGATTTCCCGCGCCTGGCGGCGTATTTCGCCGAGCGGGCGGCCGGCGGCGTCGGCTTGATCGTCACCGGCGGCTTCGCCCCCAACGTGGTCGGCTGGCTCAAGCCGTTCGGCGGCAAGCTCTCCTGGCCGTGGGAGGTCCGCCCGCATCGCCAGGTCACCCGGGCCGTGCACGACAACGGCAGCAGGATCTGCCTGCAGCTGCTGCATGCCGGCCGCTACGCCTACCACCCCCTGTCGGTGGCGCCTTCCAGGCTCAAGGCCCCGATCAATCCCTTCACCCCGCGGGCGCTGTCCGCGCGTGGCGTGGACCGGCACATCGCCGATTACGCGCGCAGCGCGCGGCTGGCCCGCGAGGCCGGCTACGACGGCGTCGAGGTGATGGGCTCGGAAGGCTATCTGATCAACGAATTCATCGCGCCACGCACGAACCAGCGCAACGACCGCTGGGGCGGCGACGCAGCGCAGCGCATGCGCTTTGCGGTGGAGATCGTGCGCCGCATCCGCGAGGCCTGCGGGCCGGACTTCATCATCATCTACCGGCTCTCGCTGGTGGACCTGGTGCCCGACGGCAGCAACTGGGCCGAGATCGTGCAGCAGGCCCAGGCCATCGAGGCGGCGGGCGCGACCCTGATCAACTCCGGCATCGGTTGGCACGAGGCGCGCATCCCCACCATCGCCACCTCGGTGCCGCGCGGCGCCTTCGCCGGGGTCACCGCCAAGCTCAAGCCGCATGTGCGCGTGCCGGTGATCGCCACCAACCGCATCAACATGCCCGACGTGGCCGAGCGCATCCTCGCCGCGGGCGGCGCCGACATGGTTTCGCTGGCGCGGCCGCTGCTGGCCGACCCGCAGTGGGCCAACAAGTCGCGCGCCGGCCGCCCGGAGGCGATCAACACCTGCATCGCCTGCAACCAGGCCTGCCTGGACCACGTGTTCGAGAACAAGACGGCCAGCTGCCTGGTCAACCCGCGCGCCGTGCACGAGACCGAGCTGGTCTACCGCCCGACCACCGCGCCGCGCCGGATTGCCGTGGTCGGTGCCGGCCCGGCCGGGCTGGCCTGCGCGACCGTGGCTGCCGAGCGCGGCCACGCGGTCACGCTGTTCGATGCCGGCAGCGAGATCGGCGGGCAGTTCAACGTCGCCAAGCGCATCCCGGGCAAGGAAGAATTCCACGAGACGCTGCGCTACTTCCGCCACAAGCTGGACGAGACCGGTGTCGATGTGAGGCTGGACACCGTGGCCGACGTGGCCGCGCTGGCCAACTTCGACGAGGTGGTCATCGCCACCGGCATCACCCCGCGCCGGGTCGATTTCCCCGGCGCCGACCATCCCAAGGTGGTCACCTACCTGGACGTGCTGCTCGGCCGGGTCCGGGTGGGCGAGCAGGTCGCGATCATCGGCGCCGGCGGAATCGGCTTCGATGTCGGCGAGTTCCTGGTCCACGAGGGCCCCTCCTCGGCGCTGGACCCGGCACGCTGGATGGCCGAATGGGGCGTGGACCCCAGCTTCGAGGGCCGTGGCGCGCTGGCCAGGCCGGCGCCGGAGCCCCCCGCGCGCAAGGTGTGGCTGCTGCAGCGCAGCCCGGGCAAGCCCGGCGCCCGCCTGGGCAAGACCACCGGCTGGATCCACCGCGCCACGCTCAAGGCCAAGGGCGTGAGCATGCTCGGCGGCGTGGAGTACCTGGGCGTGGACGACAGCGGCCTGCGTATCCGCGTGGAGGGCGAAGAACAGCTGCTGCCGGTGAGCCATGTGGTGGTCTGTGCCGGGCAGGAACCGCGCCGTGATCTGCACGCCGCGCTGCAGGCCGCCGGCATCACCGCACAGCTGATCGGCGGTGCCGATGTCGCCGCCGAACTCGATGCCAAGCGCGCGATCAATCAGGGCAGCCGGGTCGCCGCTGCACTCTGA